From the Leucobacter denitrificans genome, one window contains:
- a CDS encoding cyclase family protein, whose protein sequence is MRFVDLSHPIATGMPVYPGDPEVAIEHALTIDTDGVAVDQLSLGSHSGTHLDAPSHSIVGGRTVDELSLEQLWGRARVLRASVDPGSEIGVADLEIPDRLPGIVVVSTGWDAYFGTSAAIEHPNISLDLAKLLWSRGARVLGVDTLSPDATGSEVLDMPVHEFWLGNDGVIVENLRGLGAIPDEVEVSMLPLRLAGVDGSPVRVVARFNA, encoded by the coding sequence ATGAGGTTCGTCGACCTGAGCCACCCCATTGCCACTGGCATGCCGGTGTACCCCGGTGACCCAGAGGTCGCGATCGAGCATGCGCTGACGATCGATACCGACGGGGTAGCAGTGGATCAGCTCTCCCTAGGGTCTCACTCGGGTACGCACCTTGATGCGCCATCTCACTCGATCGTGGGTGGCCGAACGGTCGATGAACTTTCGCTTGAGCAGCTTTGGGGTCGTGCTCGCGTGCTGAGAGCGAGTGTGGATCCGGGATCTGAGATCGGCGTTGCCGACCTCGAGATCCCGGATCGCCTCCCGGGAATCGTTGTCGTCTCAACAGGTTGGGATGCGTACTTTGGTACGAGTGCCGCGATTGAGCACCCGAATATTTCGCTCGACCTTGCGAAATTGCTCTGGAGTCGAGGCGCCAGAGTGCTCGGAGTCGATACCTTGAGCCCAGACGCGACTGGTAGTGAAGTTCTGGACATGCCCGTGCATGAGTTCTGGCTTGGGAATGATGGAGTCATCGTCGAGAACTTGAGGGGCCTGGGTGCTATCCCAGACGAGGTGGAGGTCTCGATGCTGCCACTTCGACTTGCCGGGGTCGACGGATCACCGGTCAGAGTCGTCGCACGATTCAACGCGTAA